In Spiroplasma chinense, a single window of DNA contains:
- the dxr gene encoding 1-deoxy-D-xylulose-5-phosphate reductoisomerase: MKNVILFGASGNIGKQTIEILKNNKNEFNLKAVSIGQNTQALEKILKEFKSIEMVFSSNKIDVIKNNYPDITFINNEICDLFQVESDIVINALSGFFGLKVTLQAIENDKLLLNANKESFVTAGNLIEEKLKEHKQAKIFPLDSEHCAIFQCLEKENEIEKIYLTASGGPFRNMTLAETKQVTLQDALKHPNWSMGKKITIDSATMFNKAFEILEAYHLFKTDKIETLVHPESIIHSMVLFKDGSIKAQLSKPDMKQVINYFLFYPTRKEFENLEFLDFSNLISLNLKKIDQERFEPIKLAQQCFGKTNAKAIALNAANEVCVQYFLDGKLEFYKITEIVSKIFNSVKEINYNNYSEIVEFDNQIRKDTERVIKGE; encoded by the coding sequence ATGAAAAATGTTATTTTATTTGGTGCATCAGGAAACATAGGAAAACAAACAATAGAAATTTTAAAGAATAATAAAAATGAATTTAATTTAAAAGCGGTAAGTATTGGTCAAAATACTCAAGCGTTAGAAAAGATTCTTAAAGAATTTAAATCTATTGAAATGGTTTTTTCATCAAATAAAATAGATGTGATTAAAAATAATTATCCAGACATCACGTTTATAAACAATGAAATTTGCGATCTATTTCAAGTAGAATCTGACATTGTTATAAACGCCTTGTCTGGATTTTTTGGTCTTAAAGTAACTTTACAAGCAATTGAAAATGATAAATTACTTTTAAATGCAAATAAAGAATCTTTTGTAACAGCTGGAAATTTAATTGAAGAAAAACTAAAAGAGCACAAACAAGCTAAAATATTTCCTTTAGATTCTGAACATTGTGCTATTTTTCAATGTCTAGAAAAAGAAAATGAAATAGAAAAAATATACTTAACAGCGTCTGGTGGTCCTTTTAGAAATATGACTCTAGCTGAAACTAAACAAGTAACTTTACAAGATGCTTTAAAACATCCAAATTGAAGTATGGGTAAAAAAATAACAATTGATAGTGCAACCATGTTTAATAAAGCGTTTGAAATTTTAGAAGCTTATCATTTATTTAAAACTGATAAAATTGAAACTTTAGTTCATCCTGAATCAATAATTCATTCAATGGTTTTGTTTAAAGATGGTTCAATTAAAGCTCAACTTTCAAAACCAGATATGAAACAAGTTATTAATTACTTTTTATTTTACCCAACAAGAAAAGAGTTTGAAAATCTAGAGTTTTTAGATTTTTCAAATTTAATATCTTTAAATTTGAAAAAAATTGACCAAGAGAGATTTGAACCAATTAAATTAGCACAACAGTGTTTTGGAAAAACTAATGCAAAAGCAATAGCTTTAAATGCAGCAAATGAAGTGTGTGTTCAATATTTTTTAGATGGTAAGTTAGAGTTTTATAAAATAACTGAAATAGTTTCAAAAATTTTTAATAGTGTTAAAGAAATAAATTACAATAATTATAGTGAGATTGTTGAGTTTGACAATCAAATTAGAAAAGATACAGAAAGAGTAATAAAAGGGGAATAG
- a CDS encoding phosphatidate cytidylyltransferase: protein MKKNKIDDFDITDTIEVNTPEEPINRFKTKEGRQSFKTRLISAIVLLILLTGYVSAGAIYTYKNGLSNIEIAAYFTIIASAILTGLCVYEMNKAMGFVKWYQQLITISTSVLAYGYPLLGFYDYGFYEKMDMDKWLQNWQFVVVVVINLLIYLLIGLLDKNIGITKLSINFGISLMIILAFKTFTMVSLETVPGIGNEVIVKFSFNTIIWVWLMIIFGDTFAYIGGMAFGKTKLAPKISPKKTWEGAAVGLSCAFIGGTVYALMFYFFAPNFKPLNNSIDQLNKPVVSVFIYILLSIAFPVIGLFGDLLFSAVKRYSGVKDFSRLIPGHGGLLDRLDSVIFSWFVLFFIIILI, encoded by the coding sequence ATGAAAAAGAATAAAATTGACGATTTTGATATTACAGACACCATTGAAGTAAATACCCCAGAAGAACCAATAAATAGATTTAAAACAAAAGAAGGAAGACAAAGTTTTAAAACAAGACTTATTTCTGCTATTGTTTTATTAATTCTTTTAACAGGGTATGTGTCAGCTGGTGCTATCTATACATATAAAAATGGTCTTTCAAATATTGAAATAGCTGCATATTTCACAATAATTGCTAGTGCAATTTTAACTGGACTTTGTGTTTATGAAATGAACAAAGCTATGGGATTTGTAAAATGATATCAACAATTAATTACAATCTCAACTTCAGTTTTAGCATATGGATATCCATTACTAGGATTCTATGATTATGGATTTTACGAAAAAATGGATATGGACAAATGATTACAAAACTGACAGTTTGTTGTAGTTGTGGTAATTAACTTATTAATATATTTATTAATTGGTTTATTAGACAAAAACATTGGAATCACTAAACTTTCAATTAATTTTGGTATTTCATTAATGATAATTTTAGCATTTAAAACATTTACAATGGTTTCATTAGAAACTGTTCCAGGTATTGGTAATGAAGTAATTGTTAAATTCTCATTTAATACAATTATTTGAGTTTGATTAATGATCATTTTTGGTGATACTTTTGCATATATTGGTGGAATGGCATTTGGTAAAACAAAACTTGCACCAAAAATTAGTCCTAAAAAAACTTGAGAAGGTGCAGCTGTTGGTTTAAGTTGTGCATTTATTGGTGGAACAGTTTATGCGTTAATGTTCTACTTCTTTGCACCAAACTTTAAACCATTAAATAATTCAATTGACCAATTGAATAAACCAGTTGTTAGTGTATTTATTTATATTTTATTAAGTATTGCCTTTCCAGTTATTGGATTATTTGGGGATTTACTTTTCTCTGCAGTAAAAAGATATTCTGGAGTTAAAGATTTTTCTAGACTAATTCCTGGTCACGGTGGACTTTTAGATAGATTAGATTCTGTAATCTTTTCTTGATTCGTACTATTCTTTATTATTATTTTAATTTAG
- the uppS gene encoding polyprenyl diphosphate synthase, which produces MKPLDHVAIILDGNGRWAQERNKPRTYGHRHGLDKIFDTILFAKKQNIKYITLFCFSTENWNRPEKEVKWLMDFPVEAFNKKQEKKYIENGICVNWVGRRTKVPNETKKTLEEIEKNTKDLNEIFVNFAFDYGSYEELENTFKIVFNKYEDKNLNIDNFSFQEILDNLYTKNSPNIDLLIRTGGEQRLSNFMLLQSAYAEFYFTKTYWPDFNEQEFEKAINSYKLRDRRFGKIEE; this is translated from the coding sequence TTGAAACCTTTAGATCATGTTGCTATCATTTTAGATGGTAATGGTAGATGAGCTCAAGAACGTAACAAACCAAGAACTTATGGTCACAGACATGGTTTGGACAAAATTTTTGACACTATCTTATTTGCAAAAAAACAAAATATAAAGTATATAACTTTATTTTGTTTTTCAACAGAAAATTGAAATAGACCCGAAAAAGAAGTAAAATGACTTATGGATTTTCCTGTTGAAGCTTTTAATAAAAAGCAAGAAAAAAAATATATTGAAAACGGTATATGTGTAAATTGGGTTGGGAGACGCACTAAAGTACCTAATGAGACAAAAAAAACTTTAGAGGAAATTGAAAAAAACACAAAAGATTTAAATGAAATCTTTGTAAACTTTGCCTTTGATTATGGAAGTTATGAAGAACTAGAAAATACTTTCAAAATAGTGTTTAATAAGTATGAAGATAAGAATTTAAATATAGATAACTTTTCTTTTCAAGAAATACTTGATAATTTATATACAAAAAATAGTCCAAACATTGATTTATTAATCAGAACTGGAGGAGAGCAGAGATTAAGTAACTTTATGTTACTTCAATCTGCTTATGCTGAGTTTTACTTTACAAAAACTTATTGACCAGATTTTAACGAACAAGAGTTTGAAAAGGCTATTAATTCATACAAATTACGCGATAGACGATTTGGGAAAATAGAGGAATAA
- a CDS encoding aminopeptidase P family protein has translation MMKKDLLNKILAETGADAILLYSPQNRYWFSRFHSSLGYVLYTKNKSYLFVDGRYLTAAKESKMLTNIDEIIGFGPVFSLINEKIKENNVQKVLFESDWVFVKEAKTFEDKLETKVEAYNFDSIRMIKDNWEVEQIKKACDITHQVFLEVLEFVKPGMSELELARFVSDNFLKNGAEKLSFDTIVASGPNGSKPHAVPTDRIMQKGDFVTLDMGCYYNGYCSDQTRTFVLDNDNNEKMKEIYETVYQAQQRGIDAIKPGITGKEIHQICFDYIESKGYGQYFTHGTGHGLGIEIHEEPYNSVAGDKTLVEGMCVTVEPGIYIPSIGGVRIEDDILVTKEGFEYLTTPFRELQIVK, from the coding sequence ATAATGAAAAAAGATTTATTAAATAAAATATTGGCTGAAACTGGTGCTGATGCAATCTTGTTATATTCACCACAAAACAGATATTGATTTTCAAGATTTCATTCTAGTTTAGGTTATGTTTTATATACTAAAAACAAAAGTTATTTATTTGTTGATGGAAGATATTTAACTGCTGCAAAAGAAAGTAAAATGCTTACAAATATTGATGAAATAATTGGTTTTGGACCGGTATTTTCTTTAATTAATGAAAAAATTAAAGAAAATAATGTTCAAAAAGTTTTATTTGAATCTGATTGAGTATTTGTAAAAGAGGCAAAAACTTTTGAAGATAAATTAGAAACTAAAGTTGAAGCATATAACTTTGATTCGATAAGAATGATAAAAGACAATTGAGAAGTTGAACAAATCAAAAAAGCTTGTGATATAACTCACCAAGTATTTCTAGAAGTTTTAGAGTTTGTAAAACCCGGAATGAGTGAACTTGAATTGGCAAGATTTGTTTCTGACAATTTCTTAAAAAATGGAGCTGAAAAACTTAGTTTTGATACAATTGTAGCTTCTGGTCCAAACGGAAGTAAACCTCATGCAGTTCCAACTGATAGAATTATGCAAAAAGGTGACTTTGTAACTCTTGATATGGGATGCTACTATAATGGATATTGTTCAGACCAAACAAGAACTTTTGTTTTAGATAATGATAACAATGAAAAAATGAAAGAAATATATGAAACTGTTTATCAAGCACAACAAAGAGGAATTGATGCTATAAAACCTGGAATTACAGGAAAAGAAATTCACCAAATTTGTTTTGATTACATTGAATCAAAAGGATATGGTCAATACTTCACTCACGGAACTGGACATGGTTTAGGAATTGAAATTCACGAAGAACCATACAATTCAGTAGCTGGAGATAAAACTCTTGTTGAAGGAATGTGTGTAACAGTTGAACCTGGAATTTACATTCCTTCAATTGGGGGAGTTAGAATTGAAGATGATATTCTTGTTACTAAAGAAGGATTTGAATATTTAACAACACCATTTAGAGAATTACAAATTGTAAAATAA
- the rpmG gene encoding 50S ribosomal protein L33, whose product MREGVILRCTECKEENYIAKNDKRKEKIEVKKHCFKCNAHQVHKQKK is encoded by the coding sequence ATGCGTGAAGGAGTTATCTTGCGTTGTACAGAATGTAAAGAAGAAAATTACATTGCAAAAAATGATAAAAGAAAAGAAAAAATTGAAGTAAAAAAACACTGCTTCAAATGTAATGCTCATCAAGTACATAAACAAAAAAAATAA